The following coding sequences lie in one Mus musculus strain C57BL/6J chromosome 11, GRCm38.p6 C57BL/6J genomic window:
- the Slc35g3 gene encoding solute carrier family 35 member G3 has translation MAEALQGTRQPDPGGEEEVQEEMAASHPYFNLPDFTQPSPPSTPASLPSKHHHRCGPSNATKGLFVALLGGGLSAGFVGPFSRMAYQTSQLPSLELLIFRCLFHLPIALLLKFRGDPLLGPPDVRVRAFLHAILNVLSIGCAYSAVQVVPAGNAVTVRKGSSTVCSALLALCLESQGLSGYAWCGLFGSTLGLIIIVGPGLGTLQEGTTGLYTALGYVLAFLGGLALSLGLQIYRSLHFPSCLPTVAFLFGLVGLMVSVPGLFVLQTPVLPQDTLSWSCVVAVGLLALVSFVCVSYAVTKAHPALVCAVLHSEVVVALMLQYYVLYETVAPSDIMGAGVVLGSIAIITAQNLSCDKEGQTEE, from the exons ATGGCTGAAGCTCTGCAGGGGACCAGGCAACCTGAcccaggaggagaggaggaagtccAAGAAGAGATG GCTGCCAGTCATCCCTATTTCAACCTACCTGACTTCACCCAGCCATCGCCGCCCTCCACTCCAGCCAGCCTCCCCTCCAAACATCACCATCGCTGTGGGCCCTCCAATGCCACCAAAGGCCTGTTTGTGGCCCTGCTGGGTGGAGGCCTGTCTGCTGGCTTCGTGGGCCCATTCTCCCGTATGGCTTACCAGACCTCCCAGTTGCCCTCGTTGGAGCTGCTCATCTTCCGATGCCTCTTCCACCTCCCCATTGCCTTGTTACTTAAGTTCCGTGGTGATCCACTGCTGGGACCTCCTGATGTTCGGGTTCGGGCCTTCCTCCATGCCATTCTTAATGTCCTCAGCATTGGTTGCGCCTACAGTGCTGTTCAGGTGGTGCCTGCCGGCAACGCAGTCACTGTCCGCAAAGGTTCTTCCACCGTGTGCTCTGCCCTCCTGGCACTCTGCCTCGAGAGCCAGGGTCTCAGTGGCTATGCCTGGTGTGGCCTGTTTGGCAGCACCCTTGGGCTAATCATCATCGTGGGACCTGGACTAGGGACACTGCAAGAAGGGACTACTGGCCTCTACACAGCCCTGGGCTATGTACTGGCTTTCCTGGGAGGACTGGCACTGTCACTGGGGCTGCAGATTTACCGCTCTCTACACTTCCCTTCCTGTCTACCAACTGTGGCCTTCCTTTTTGGCCTGGTGGGGCTAATGGTCTCTGTACCAGGCCTCTTTGTGCTGCAGACCCCTGTGCTACCCCAAGACACTCTAAGCTGGAGCTGTGTGGTGGCAGTGGGGCTCCTTGCATTGGTTTCCTTTGTATGTGTGAGCTATGCAGTCACCAAGGCCCACCCTGCCCTGGTATGTGCTGTCCTGCACTCTGAGGTCGTGGTAGCCCTCATGCTGCAGTATTACGTGCTCTATGAGACCGTGGCACCTTCTGACATCATGGGAGCAGGGGTTGTGTTGGGCAGCATTGCCATCATTACTGCCCAGAACCTCAGTTGTGATAAGGAAGGGCAAACGGAGGAATGA